A genomic window from Fusarium oxysporum Fo47 chromosome VIII, complete sequence includes:
- a CDS encoding uncharacterized protein (uncharacterized ACR, YagE family COG1723-domain containing protein), translated as MRNSSQRITLNVARLFHTSVAGPRLRPRRQFHLTSLASFPRKRSFFTSNPYLSQVDDGSRSVSELSKEEKGPASSKRKPTRSNTAKNSLRRVAIIAQQPKRGATAPGSPSDEPSNVVSATCVAESFKMPVVLEILSSHGFDIDPDGTGFDANEVVHARGVNGGDIFVFPSGTIVTWSLPPDVVTRQIMRAAEEAHSIESREFEDLEFTTDTNREASVLKGDVIVLGTRKEHKEADKLDTTLAKVAFSSGLARSTKLAVLETALTSYFESTRNIPALLSQGAGVPLGRKFILQKTGELLSLRARLNHYSELTDSLPDIFWDTSSDLGLEGYYEQVGRALDVNVRIRALNQKMDYAAEIASVLREMSSEQHGTRLEWIIIVLIAVEVIFELRRIVLEMLQERDERKLAAELPKPVVTQPV; from the coding sequence ATGAGGAATTCCTCCCAGCGAATCACCCTCAATGTCGCCCGCCTCTTTCACACCTCAGTCGCCGGGCCACGGCTGAGGCCTCGTCGACAATTTCATCTCACCTCTTTGGCTAGCTTCCCTCGAAAGCGAAGCTTCTTCACCTCGAATCCCTACCTGTCTCAGGTCGACGACGGTTCCCGTTCCGTCTCTGAACTctccaaagaagagaaaggtcCTGCTTCTTCAAAGAGGAAGCCCACTCGATCGAATACAGCCAAGAATTCACTGCGTCGAGTCGCCATCATTGCCCAGCAGCCCAAACGAGGCGCAACAGCACCAGGAAGTCCCAGCGATGAACCTTCCAATGTGGTCAGCGCGACCTGCGTCGCAGAATCATTCAAGATGCCTGTAGTTCTCGAGATTCTTTCATCGCATGGTTTTGACATTGACCCGGATGGCACGGGATTCGACGCAAACGAGGTGGTCCATGCAAGAGGTGTAAATGGTGGAGACATCTTTGTCTTTCCGTCCGGCACAATTGTGACATGGTCGCTGCCCCCCGATGTCGTTACAAGACAGATCATGCGTGCTGCTGAAGAAGCGCACTCCATTGAAAGTCGGGAGTTTGAGGATCTCGAATTCACAACCGATACAAACCGAGAAGCAAGTGTGCTTAAGGGCGATGTTATTGTTCTTGGTACTCGCAAGGAGCACAAGGAGGCTGATAAGCTAGACACTACTCTAGCAAAGGTTGCTTTCTCATCGGGTCTGGCTCGAAGCACAAAACTTGCTGTTCTCGAAACGGCCTTGACCTCGTACTTTGAAAGCACACGCAACATCCCCGCACTACTCTCACAAGGTGCTGGTGTACCTCTTGGTCGAAAGTTTATCCTACAAAAAACAGGCGAACTTCTCAGTCTGCGTGCTCGTCTCAATCACTATTCTGAACTCACCGACTCATTGCCAGATATCTTCTGGGACACCAGTTCCGATCTTGGTCTAGAGGGTTACTACGAACAAGTTGGTCGTGCACTCGATGTAAACGTGCGAATCCGCGCATTGAACCAAAAGATGGACTACGCCGCTGAAATCGCCAGCGTTCTGCGTGAGATGTCCAGTGAGCAACATGGTACTCGCCTTGAATGGATCATTATCGTGCTCATTGCCGTTGAAGTAATCTTTGAGTTACGTCGCATTGTGCTTGAGATGCTCCAGGAACGGGATGAACGGAAGCTTGCGGCTGAACTGCCAAAGCCTGTGGTGACACAACCGGTATAG
- a CDS encoding aspartic peptidase domain-containing protein, whose translation MKGALLTAAALLGSAQAGVHKMKLNKVPLAEQLATNSVEDHLQSLGQKYLGASRPKNAADYAFATNTVNVEGGHPVPVSNFMNAQYFSEITIGTPPQSFKVVLDTGSSNLWVPSQQCGSIACYLHSKYDSSASSTYKENGTEFEIHYGSGSLSGFVSNDVVSIGDLEIKDQDFAEATKEPGLAFAFGRFDGILGLGYDRIAVNGMVPPFYQMVNQKLLDEPVFAFYLDDQEGESEATFGGIDKSKFTGDIEYIPLRRKAYWEVDLEAIAFGDEVAEQENTGAILDTGTSLNVLPSALAELLNKEIGAKKGYNGQYTIECDKRASLPDITFNLAGSNYSLPATDYILEVQGSCISTFQGMDFPEPVGPLVILGDAFLRRYYSVYDLGKNAVGLARAK comes from the exons ATGAAGGGCGCTCTTCTTACTGCTGCCGCGCTCCTGGGCTCTGCCCAGGCCGGTGTTCACAAgatgaagctcaacaagGTTCCTCTTGCCGAACAGCTT GCTACCAACTCCGTTGAGGACCACCTCCAGAGCCTCGGCCAGAAGTACCTCGGTGCCTCCCGTCCCAAGAATGCTGCCGATTACGCCTTCGCTACCAACACCGTCAACGTCGAGGGTGGCCACCCCGTTCCCGTCTCCAACTTCATGAACGCTCAGT ACTTCTCCGAGATCACCATCGGTACTCCTCCCCAGAGCTTCAAGGTCGTTCTCGACACTGGTAGCTCCAACCTCTGGGTTCCTTCCCAGCAGTGTGGCAGCATCGCCTGCTACCTCCACTCCAAGTACGACTCGTCCGCTTCCTCGACTTACAAGGAGAACGGCACCGAGTTCGAGATCCACTACGGATCTGGCAGCTTGTCTGGTTTCGTCTCCAACGATGTTGTCTCCATTGGCGAcctcgagatcaaggaccaGGACTTCGCTGAGGCTACCAAGGAGCCCGGTCTGGCTTTCGCCTTCGGTCGCTTCGACGGTATCCTCGGTCTCGGCTACGACCGCATTGCTGTGAACGGCATGGTCCCTCCCTTCTACCAGATGGTCAACCAGAAGCTTCTGGATGAGCCCGTCTTTGCTTTCTACCTCGATGACCAGGAGGGCGAGAGCGAGGCTACCTTCGGTGGTATCGACAAGTCCAAGTTCACTGGAGACATTGAGTACATCCCCCTCCGCCGCAAGGCTTACTGGGAGGTTGACCTCGAAGCCATTGCTTTCGGCGATGAGGTTGCGGAGCAGGAGAACACTGGTGCCATCCTTGACACCGGTACCTCCCTGAACGTCCTCCCCAGCGCTCTCGCTGAGCTTCTGAACAAGGAGATTGGTGCTAAGAAGGGCTACAACGGCCAGTACACCATTGAGTGTGACAAGCGCGCTTCTCTTCCTGACATCACCTTCAACCTTGCTGGATCCAACTACAGCCTCCCCGCCACCGACTACATCCTCGAGGTTCAGGGCAGCTGTATCTCTACCTTCCAGGGCATGGACTTCCCCGAGCCTGTAGGACCTCTTGTTATTCTCGGTGATGCTTTCCTCCGACGATACTACTCTGTCTACGACCTCGGCAAGAACGCCGTTGGTCTGGCCCGTGCCAAGTAA
- a CDS encoding NADP-dependent oxidoreductase domain-containing protein has translation MSVKTAPRFSLGKNGPLVSRMGLGLGLGLGLGLGTMGLTRPTYRAIPIQGEIFAFLDHAYEAGVTFWDSADYYNDCEEIIGKWFRRTGKRGDIFLATKFGYVKNSQTFELNTSYVYVKKACAESLRLLDIESIDLSYLHTPSPETPIEETMRALKELQDEGKIKCIGLSAVTSTTLQKGTHILDTCRELDLAIVAATPLGRGLLTANFIDGTASGQQDSDVRYQLIPRQFKGLADKKGIITARLAIAWLLKQGDDIIPIPETKRIQYFEENWAALDIVLSGEEEAEIRKFVEKADIASVPLPPALDGWLFRDTKEESV, from the exons ATGTCAGTTAAAACCGCCCCTCGATTCTCCCTTGGCAAGAATGGCCCTCTCGTCTCTCGcatgggcttgggcttgggcttgggcttgggcttgggcttgggcaCCATGGGCTTAACCCGTCCAACATATAGAGCTATCCCTATTCAAGGTGAAATATTTGCGTTCCTTGATCATGCTTATGAGGCAGGTGTAACGTTTTGGGATAGTGCTGA CTACTATAACGATTGCGAGGAAATAATTGGCAAGTGGTTCAGACGTACTGGCAAACGAGGTGATATCTTTCTTGCAACCAAGTTTGGATACGTAAAGAATAGCCAGACCTTTGAGCTCAACACTTCATATGTATATGTCAAGAAAGCATGTGCTGAGAGTCTACGGCTCTTGGATATTGAGTCTATCGATCTCT CCTATCTGCACACACCCAGTCCCGAGACGCCTATCGAGGAAACCATGCGCGCTCTGAAAGAGCTACAAGA TGAAGGCAAGATTAAGTGTATAGGACTCTCAGCTGTCACCTCAACCACTCTCC AAAAGGGCACTCACATCCTTGACACATGCCGGGAGCTTGATTTAGCCATCGTCGCAGCAACGCCCCTCGGTCGAGGTCTTCTGACCGCCAACTTCATCGATGGAACAGCATCTGGACAGCAAGATAGCGATGTTCGATATCAGCTCATCCCCCG TCAGTTTAAGGGGTTGGCTGATAAGAAGGGAATAATTACTGCTCGACTTGCGATTGCGTGGCTGTTAAAGCAGGGCGATGATATTATCCCGATTCCAGAAACAAAGAGGATTCAGTATTTCGAGGAGAATTGGGCTGCTCTTGATATAGTTCTCAGtggtgaggaagaagctgagatcaGGAAGTTTGTGGAGAAAGCTGACATTGCCAGTGTGCCACTGCCTCCTGCTCTCGATGGTTGGCTGTTCAGAGATACAAAGGAGGAGTCTGTATGA
- a CDS encoding CRAL-TRIO domain-containing protein, protein MDLNPKYDNYDFPIKGPEKQDGHAGYLTEDQIAKLHQFRMMLESEGCTDRLDTLTLLRFLRARKFDVEAAKAMFLDTEKWRKEVKLDETVPIWDYPEKAEIGKYYTQFYHKTDKDGRPIYIETLGGIDLTAMYKITSADRMLLNLAVEYERVADPRLPACSRKAGHLLETCCTIMDLKGVSITKVPQVYSYVRQASVISQNYYPERLGKLYMINAPWGFSTVWSVVKGWLDPVTVSKINILGSGYKSELLKQIPAENLPKQFGGECVCEAGCENSDAGPWHDPEWARPAWWEKKQGANVIENKGSEIEEPAKAPEAAPAAEGADATQTAPAPAPAAA, encoded by the exons ATGGATCTGAACCCCAAGTACGACAACTATGATTTCCCCATCAAGGGCCCTGAGAAGCAGGATGGTCACGCCGGCTACCTCACAGAGGACCAGATCGCCAAGCTTCACCAGTTCCGCATGATGCTCGAGTCCGAAGGTTGCACTGATCGATTGGACACCTTGACTCTG CTTCGATTCCTCCGAGCGCGCAAGTTCGATGTCGAGGCCGCCAAAGCCAT GTTCTTGGATACTGAGAAATGGCGAAAGGAGGTTAAGCTTGACGAGACTGTGCCTATCTGGGACTATCccgagaaggctgagatcGGAAAGTACTACACTCAGTTCTACCACAAGACCGACAAG GATGGACGACCCATCTACATCGAGACCCTTGGTGGTATTGATCTGACCGCCATGTACAAGATCACCAGCGCTGATCGCATGCTCCTGAACCTCGCTGTCGAGTACGAGCGCGTCGCCGATCCCCGTCTTCCTGCCTGCTCCCGCAAGGCCGGCCACCTCCTCGAGACATGCTGCACCATCATGGATCTCAAGGGCGTTTCCATCACCAAGGTTCCCCAGGTTTACTCTTACGTCCGACAGGCCTCTGTCATCTCCCAGAACTACTACCCCGAGCGTCTCGGCAAGCTGTACATGATCAACGCCCCTTGGGGTTTCTCCACCGTTTGGAGTGTTGTCAAGGGCTGGCTCGATCCCGTCACCGTCTCCAAGATCAACATTCTCGGTTCTGGATACAAGAGTGAGCTCCTCAAGCAGATCCCCGCTGAGAACCTCCCCAAGCAGTTCGGTGGCGAGTGTGTGTGCGAAGCTGGCTGTGAGAACAGCGATGCTGGTCCTTGGCACGACCCTGAGTGGGCTCGTCCCGCTTGGtgggagaagaagcagggtGCCAACGTCATCGAGAACAAGGGCtctgagattgaggagcCCGCAAAGGCTCCTGAGGCTGCTCCCGCTGCCGAGGGTGCTGATGCTACCCAGACTGCCCCTGCTCCCGCCCCTGCTGCCGCTTAA
- a CDS encoding multicopper oxidase-domain-containing protein, translating to MGFYSACKTFIVYTVTFFSLPFHEHIGGDSEQPVLSFENGQISQNYPKFPAPNGPDSPDEDFTCKYPELGNDWKPCSTPENRHCWLKSSDGHNFSIHTDYETMYPPGVLREYWLVVDNKTINGDGIDNPYGKVFNQTYPGPWIKACWGDLIRVHVTNKLRYNGTTIHWHGIRQNGTMEMDGVNGVTQCPIAPNDTFTYEFRALQYGSSWYHSHYSLQYADGLAGPITIFGPSSAHYDEAKDPILITDWNHRSAFQEWERELTGLPTRPQMNSILMNGIGNFAGSFPRERYNMTVTKGKKYLLRIINTSVDTTFLFSIDNHHFEVMSSDFVPIHPYTVDHILVGIGQRYHVVLHANPRNDTKFPASDNGNYWIRTVPADGCKGFEDGNEPDERQGILRYEPVSTEVPQTWRGPWNKTCSDEKYENLKPVLPWSIPPVELYSRDKSKDLKLGLQQEKNRPHLGDKFSWWAFGAQPLWLNFSEPTITLLDEKKEWPGDYVIVPAENRGGWVYLVITAPATEELGNNRTFISLAHPLHLHGHDFALLAQGSDSSQIDDPDNPITLKFDNPPRRDVALIPAGGYLIVAFKADNPGSWLFHCHIAWHASSGLALQIMEREEDLRKMMTPEKLKQVNEGSSFSPCTIQVFITISTPDLDKDFQWTLSAYNTITHLCQNFEVIRAHRGNFCRIYRHSNNPRILPSYVAWGKLCTVNAEWFESLVNMTCISPFWSLAEGEMRNDSKDFIYGILDILKAHGVIDEKRIIGVKRKLGRYIGPFGV from the exons ATGGGTTTCTACAGCGCGTGCAAGACGTTCATCGTCTACACCGTTACGTTCTTCTCACTACCATTTCACGAGCATATCGGAGGTGACTCTGAGCAACCTGTCTTGTCTTTCGAAAATGGCCAGATCTCACAAAACTATCCGAAGTTCCCAGCACCAAATGGCCCCGATTCACCTGATGAAGACTTCACTTGCAAGTATCCCGAGCTTGGAAATGACTGGAAACCATGCTCTACCCCGGAAAACCGACACTGCTGGCTGAAGAGCTCTGATGGACACAATTTCAGTATTCATACTGACTATGAGACTATGTATCCACCTGGGGTGCTTCGAGAG TATTGGCTTGTGGTTGACAACAAGACTATCAACGGCGACGGCATCGACAACCCGTATGGAAAGGTCTTCAACCAAACCTACCCCGGTCCATGGATCAAAGCCTGCTGGGGTGATCTCATCAGAGTTCACGTCACAAATAAACTGCGATATAACGGCACTACAATCCATTGGCATGGTATCAGGCAGAACGGAACCATGGAGATGGATGGAGTCAACGGTGTCACTCAATGTCCCATTGCCCCAAATGATACCTTCACATATGAGTTTCGTGCCCTTCAGTATggttcttcttggtatcaTAGTCACTACTCTCTACAATACGCCGACGGTCTTGCAGGACCTATAACCATTTTTGGACCGTCATCAGCTCACTATGATGAAGCGAAGGATCCTATTCTTATCACCGATTGGAACCATCGAAGTGCCTTTCAGGAGTGGGAGAGAGAACTGACCGGTCTCCCTACCAGGCCCCAGATGAATAGCATATTGATGAATGGAATTG GAAACTTTGCCGGCAGCTTTCCGCGCGAACGTTACAACATGACCGTAACCAAG GGCAAGAAATATCTCCTTCGTATCATCAACACATCTGTCGATACCACATTCCTTTTCAGTATCGACAATCACCACTTTGAGGTCATGAGCTCCGACTTTGTACCCATTCACCCCTATACAGTAGACCATATCCTCGTCGGAATCG GCCAAAGATATCATGTTGTTCTTCATGCCAACCCTAGAAACGACACCAAATTTCCCGCGTCAGATAATGGAAACTATTGGATCCGCACAGTTCCCGCAGATGGTTGCAAGGGTTTTGAAGATGGTAACGAGCCTGATGAACGGCAAGGTATTCTTAGATATGAACCTGTGAGCACAGAGGTACCTCAGACCTGGAGAGGCCCGTGGAACAAGACTTGCAGTGATGAGAAGTATGAGAACTTGAAGCCTGTCCTGCCATGGTCGATCCCCCCTGTTGAACTCTATAGTA GAGACAAAAGCAAGGATCTAAAACTTGGCCTGCAGCAGGAAAAGAATAGGCCTCATCTGGGAGATAAGTTCAGCTGGTGGGCTTTCGGCGCACAGCCTCTCTGGCTCAACTTCTCGGAGCCTACTATCACTTTACTTGAcgaaaagaaagaatggcCTGGCGATTATGTCATTGTTCCAGCAGAGAACAGAGGCGGATGGGTCTACCTTGTCATCACGGCTCCAGCAACTGAGGAGCTTGGGAATAACAGGACATTCATCTCGCTTGCTCACCCA cttcatcttcatggTCATGACTTTGCTCTTCTCGCTCAAGGTTCAGACTCTTCGCAGATTGATGACCCAGATAACCCCATCACACTCAAATTCGACAACCCGCCTCGCCGAGACGTAGCACTGATCCCGGCTGGAGGCTACCTCATAGTCGCCTTCAAGGCTGATAATCCTGGCTCTTGGTTGTTCCACTGCCATATTGCCTGGCATGCTTCAAGTGGGTTGGCATTGCAGATCATGGAGCGTGAAGAAGAtctgaggaagatgatgactcCGGAGAAATTAAAGCAGGTCAATGAAGGCT CCTCGTTCTCACCGTGTACCATACAAGTCTTCATTACCATCTCGACCCCCGATCTAGACAAGGACTTTCAATGGACGCTCTCCGCATACAACACTATTACTCATCTCTGTCAAAACTTCGAAGTTATTCGAGCTCACCGCGGCAACTTTTGCAGGATATATCGGCATTCAAATAACCCGCGCATTCTTCCATCCTATGTCGCTTGGGGAAAACTTTGTACAGTAAACGCAGAGTGGTTTGAGAGTCTTGTGAACATGACTTGTATCTCGCCGTTCTGGAGCCTGGCAGAGGGTGAGATGCGTAACGACAGTAAGGATTTCATCTATGGAATTTTGGATATCCTGAAGGCACATGGTGTTATTGACGAGAAGAGGATCATCGgagtgaagaggaagctcGGTCGATATATCGGGCCTTTTGGTGTTTGA